One segment of Mycolicibacterium sp. YH-1 DNA contains the following:
- a CDS encoding PE domain-containing protein, whose amino-acid sequence MSTFEKPQGISWDPASVELPPVPMLPPGQDAMSMTISALLPMLAAPLQASVASLQAKETMFSGKLGAAQAAYEGADESGGQSVGQLSSMLGQMGQMGQQAGQAGQGAGGGSGMFGQMMQQAMQAAQGIGQQGGGSQGGGSPQGGAPQGGGAPASMGQGQGPAGAPAQAPREENPGDRQERTEAREDREERRDDVGERPPAEQGPVGASGPEPGSHGVGPAPVESSQPPRRSGEDDLARRM is encoded by the coding sequence ATGTCAACGTTCGAGAAGCCCCAGGGGATCAGCTGGGACCCAGCCTCGGTGGAGCTTCCCCCCGTGCCGATGTTGCCGCCCGGGCAGGACGCCATGAGCATGACGATTTCCGCTCTGCTTCCCATGCTCGCCGCTCCGCTACAGGCGAGTGTCGCCTCGTTGCAGGCGAAGGAGACGATGTTCTCCGGCAAGTTGGGTGCAGCTCAGGCGGCCTATGAGGGTGCCGACGAGTCCGGAGGTCAGTCGGTCGGACAGCTGAGCAGCATGCTCGGCCAGATGGGTCAGATGGGTCAGCAGGCGGGCCAGGCCGGTCAGGGTGCGGGCGGCGGCTCCGGCATGTTCGGCCAGATGATGCAGCAGGCCATGCAGGCCGCGCAGGGTATCGGTCAGCAGGGCGGTGGCTCACAAGGCGGCGGATCTCCGCAGGGCGGCGCCCCGCAGGGCGGTGGTGCACCCGCCTCGATGGGCCAGGGGCAGGGTCCGGCAGGGGCTCCCGCACAGGCGCCGCGCGAGGAGAACCCGGGTGACAGGCAGGAGCGCACCGAGGCTCGCGAGGATCGCGAGGAACGGCGCGATGACGTGGGCGAACGGCCCCCGGCCGAACAGGGACCCGTAGGCGCGTCGGGACCTGAACCCGGGAGCCACGGAGTGGGTCCCGCCCCCGTCGAGTCATCGCAGCCGCCGCGTCGCAGCGGCGAGGACGACCTCGCGCGCCGAATGTAG
- a CDS encoding MPT63 family protein, protein MTITKLAAAAVAAGAIGVAGAGIAAAEVAAEGAAAAAPTTQPIGSQGKLVEGNVVQGWTVTGLKQSTDVIPYQAAGTLWEVTATDQAIQGGATPFVSNFNARAKDGQTYRALFGVATPEGVNPSTLSQGQETSGKIYFDVTGAQPDSVVYNAGGNDLLVWTPPAPQPTQSSPSTRGGQTASTPAASPASVETKPEGTIVEPSTVTEGAPLPASAGTVPGAPLPAGSSGTPLAEAVPAAEGTPAAAAVPAAEGTPATAGVPAAVPAAEGAPVPAGSQGTPLPAGTQGEPAPVPAAAQEVPAQSDAPVSHGTPASAAPTTTVVVPPPS, encoded by the coding sequence ATGACGATAACCAAGTTGGCCGCCGCTGCGGTCGCCGCAGGTGCGATCGGCGTCGCCGGCGCGGGCATCGCCGCCGCAGAGGTAGCCGCAGAGGGTGCCGCCGCAGCAGCCCCCACCACCCAACCGATCGGTTCCCAGGGCAAGTTGGTGGAGGGCAACGTCGTTCAGGGCTGGACCGTGACGGGCCTCAAGCAGAGCACCGACGTCATTCCGTACCAGGCGGCCGGCACCCTTTGGGAGGTCACCGCCACCGACCAGGCCATCCAGGGCGGCGCCACTCCCTTCGTGTCGAACTTCAATGCGCGCGCGAAGGACGGCCAGACCTACCGGGCGTTGTTCGGTGTCGCCACCCCCGAGGGTGTCAACCCGTCGACTCTGTCCCAGGGCCAGGAGACCAGCGGCAAGATCTACTTCGACGTGACCGGCGCACAGCCGGACAGCGTGGTGTACAACGCAGGTGGCAATGACTTGCTGGTGTGGACGCCTCCGGCTCCGCAGCCCACCCAGTCCTCACCGTCCACGCGGGGCGGCCAGACCGCGTCGACCCCGGCAGCCTCGCCCGCCTCGGTCGAGACCAAGCCCGAAGGCACGATCGTCGAGCCGAGTACTGTGACCGAGGGCGCTCCGCTTCCCGCGAGCGCCGGTACCGTTCCCGGCGCGCCGCTTCCTGCGGGCAGCTCGGGAACTCCGCTGGCGGAGGCCGTCCCGGCCGCCGAGGGCACGCCGGCCGCCGCAGCTGTCCCGGCCGCCGAGGGCACGCCCGCCACCGCTGGCGTACCCGCAGCCGTCCCGGCCGCCGAGGGCGCACCGGTCCCCGCAGGCAGCCAGGGCACACCGCTTCCGGCGGGCACACAGGGTGAGCCCGCACCGGTTCCCGCTGCAGCTCAAGAGGTTCCAGCCCAGTCGGATGCACCCGTGTCGCACGGCACGCCGGCCTCGGCCGCACCCACCACCACTGTGGTGGTGCCGCCGCCGAGCTGA
- a CDS encoding MaoC/PaaZ C-terminal domain-containing protein gives MPIDLDVALGAELPPAEFSWTSSDVQLYHLGLGAGSDPMDPRELRYLIDDKPQVLPTFGNVAQSFHMTEPPAVKFPGIDIELSRVLHGSEAVTVPGPIPASGTGIAVTRFTDIWDKGKAAVIWSETTVKSPEGAVLWTQKRSIFARGEGDFGGERGPSTSSEPPARAPDFELTIPVSPQQALLYRMCGDRNPLHSDPAFASAAGFPRPILHGLCTYGMTAKAMTDLLLDGDTSRVGTYGARFAGVVFPGETLKVSIWKAGDGFQAVVTAPERDDAVALAGVELIPA, from the coding sequence GTGCCAATCGACCTCGACGTTGCATTGGGTGCGGAGCTGCCCCCGGCCGAATTCTCTTGGACTAGTAGCGATGTGCAGCTCTACCACCTCGGCCTCGGTGCAGGCTCGGATCCCATGGATCCACGCGAGTTGCGCTACCTGATCGACGACAAGCCGCAGGTGCTTCCGACGTTCGGCAACGTTGCACAGAGCTTCCACATGACAGAGCCTCCGGCGGTTAAGTTCCCGGGCATCGACATCGAGCTGAGCAGGGTGCTGCACGGCAGCGAGGCCGTGACGGTTCCGGGTCCCATCCCGGCGTCGGGAACGGGTATCGCCGTGACCCGGTTCACCGACATCTGGGACAAGGGCAAGGCCGCGGTGATCTGGTCGGAGACGACGGTGAAATCACCCGAGGGGGCTGTGTTGTGGACCCAGAAGCGGTCCATCTTCGCTCGCGGCGAGGGCGACTTCGGCGGCGAGCGCGGGCCGTCGACGTCATCGGAACCTCCTGCGCGGGCACCGGACTTCGAGCTGACCATCCCGGTCTCACCGCAGCAGGCGCTGCTGTACCGGATGTGCGGAGACCGCAATCCCCTGCACTCCGATCCGGCGTTCGCCTCGGCGGCGGGATTCCCAAGGCCAATCCTGCACGGCCTCTGCACTTACGGCATGACCGCCAAGGCCATGACCGATCTGCTCCTCGACGGTGACACGTCGCGGGTGGGAACCTACGGCGCCCGGTTCGCGGGTGTCGTGTTCCCGGGCGAGACACTCAAGGTGAGCATCTGGAAGGCGGGCGATGGCTTCCAGGCGGTCGTCACCGCACCCGAACGCGATGACGCGGTGGCACTCGCCGGCGTCGAGTTGATTCCCGCTTAG